The segment AAGTGCGTGTATCCGAGTCGTAAAGCTACAGAGTAGGGCATGAGATTCACGCTAGACCCAAGATCCACCAAGGAGCAAGCGAAAACTGTCTTCCCAATCTGGATAGAGAGGACAAATTTGCCTGGATCTCCTCGTTTTTTTATTTGCCTGTTCTGAAGCACTGCGCTGCACTCCTTGGAAACTGTCATGTACTCGCTCTCGTCTGATATTTTTCCTGAGATCAACCCCTTCATAAAGCTACGCATGGAGGGCATCATCTGAATCGCATCCATCAGGGGAAGTCGGACGGTTAGATCTTCCAGCATCTTCCTGCATTTTATTTCCTCCTTGTCCTTACGAGTGACCTTCGCTGGAACAGGGTAAGGGACTTTTGGAATGTATTCGCGAGGAGGAACAGCCTCTGGAATCGGGCGCACTGCTTAAGCCGATTGTTCTGAGCGTGGCGAGGCTGTTTCAACTACCGGCTCTGTATTCCCCTCATCTGCTTGGTCGGCTGGTGGTTGCTCTGACTCTTTCTGCTTGCCTTTCTCAGCCGCGGTGAACCTTCTCCTTTCTGGCTCGGAAAGTTGCTTCCCGCTTCTTAGCTGAACCGCATTGCACTCCTTGGGGTTTTTGTCTGTTTTACCAGGTAGAGTACCTTGCTGTCTCTTGACACTCTCGGCAGTCTGAGCTATCTGAATGTCCATCTGTCTCATATGGCTTGCGACATTATCATATTTGGTGCTCAGGTCTCCGAACATATGGTTCATCCTAGTATTGATCTCGGTAGTGACCTGGTTCAGCGCTTTCCCTTGGAGCTGTTGTCCTTGGAGGAGTTGCTGCAGCATGGTTTTAGTTTCATCTTGCGGAACAGCGACAAGGGTGGAGGTAGCGACTTGAGTGTTCTGGTGGTTCTGTATTTGAGGCTGATTGCTCTGTGGTTGGCTTAGAACATATGTTCGGGGTTGATAGTTCTTCTGATATCCCGAATACTGCCCCTGGTTGTTCTGCGCCGGATCAACTTGTTTGTCCTGCTTAGGCCAGAAAAGTTGTGGATTGTTTCTTACGTTAGGGTTTGGGTGATAATTCTTCAGCTGCCACCCTTGTCCATTTACGTAACTCACTTCCTGCTGATCGTCTCCTGCCTGCTCAGCTTCAAACGCCTTGTCCCCCGCACTCTTCTCAGGAGTTGCTTCTTCCATTATGAAGACCTGGCTCTGGTTTCCCTTCAGCAGTTGGTCCACCTTCGCCGCTAAATCGTCTATGCTGTTCACACTTTTGGAGCGATCATGCTCCTTGTTCTTGTTGAGTGAACTGGaagccatgttctcaatcagcgCGAATGCACCAGGGGTGGTCTGAGTCATGAAGTCTCCGTTACTAGAGGAATCAAGGGTGTTCCGGTACTCATAGCTCACTCCATCGTAGAACACCTCCAATATGTAATCGTCATCAAACCCGTGGTGTGGACATTCCCTCTGGTACTCTTTATACCTCTCCCAAGCTTCATAAAAGGGTTCATCAGATTTCTGCTTGAAGTTGGAGATTCTATGCCTTAGAGCCGCGGTTTTGGACTTTGTGTAGAAGTGGCTCAGGAATGCTGATCGAACCTTATCCCATGAGGTTAGAGAACCGGTTGGGAGAGATTGCAGCCAACGTGCAGCTTTCCCTTCAAGAGAAAATGGGAACAGCGTGCACTTGACGTAATCCGGTGGCACTCCATTTGAGCGAGAGAAATTGCAGATCCTCTCAAAGGCCTCTATGTGGTCCATTGGTATGTCTGAAGTGAGGCCATGATGTTAAGAGTTTTCAAGgttcctaagacaaatgttgtagtataaaagattgtcgaaccagttctgagggatatcaaagcactgagaatgcaagtactcacttaatctaagtgcaaccaatgatttagatgggttttaaaactatgactaattaaaaggaataactaaatgatactttcttgactaagggaaaagagaactcatgggcatagggattagaccttgggtgatcaagtatcgaactaaggatggcaaatgatcaatcaaactatcaaccttaagcctagacacaattctaagcaagctctatgtctagatgaatgctcatttgctaacacatctcaaacatcaaatgtctttggttgaataatatgaaagcaatcattaccaacaagtctattagctatcttagcacctttaacaacaaatgtctttggcaaagtatactaaaagcctaggagagttgtctcgggcatttcatcgaacacctttcgggtgagaaatgcctaaggatcaacaactgagtggccaactcagaagatgcattatgattactctactagcagggaaatatgaatgatctacactaaaacatcctagctctaacctaatcacccttaatctccctaacccatgaattcaaaaggtgattactcactaatctccatgattcctcttaaacccatattggatttcagattaaccatgtagagaaatagataagaaatcaacaagaagaCAAGAACATcacaaatcaaaatccaagagatgaacttctcaagagagttcttgtgtatttctcaatagatcaaaagataaaagataatctgcctctggtggctacaaaagatgtttaaaacataggttttagaaatgtaaaacgtgcataatgaaatgaccaaaaggcccttaagtaaaatagaaatcgagcagataataggcgcggagcgacctcggcatgtcgctccggcaagtcgctccggccttcgggagcgacctcagtgggtcgctctgagaggtcgctccaggcttcgcttcatgtcgtctcgccatagagacgcgagcgacctcggggtgtcgctttgggaggtcgctccgagaggggtgtgagatgcgagcgacttcgtggtgtcgctccgggacgtcgctccgggctcgttctcgcgtctccgagtgatgaaaccgcgagcgacttctccctgtcgctctggtaaggtcgctccaatagggaggtcagagcgacttggtggtgtcgctttgggaggtcgctccgagaggggtgtgagatgcgagcgacttcgtggtgtcgctccgggaggtcgctccgggttcgttctcgcgtctccgagtgatgaaaccgcgagcgacttctccctgtcgctctggtaaggtcgctccAATAGGGAGGCCAGAGCGACttggtggtgtcgctccggactggtcgctccatgccttgctcgcccaatgaccactctaaacactcctttttgagctccaaatgcacccaaatgtctccagaaactccatgtggtactcaaatacctgatagagacatatgtatgcaaaatgcaacctaaacatgtctaaatcctaatctatatgatgaaaatgtttataaatgaatggataaaacaatgtaaatatgcaagatatcaactcccccaaacttgttcttttacttgtccacaagtgaactttctagaactcatagggagagaggttgaaggtgggagcacatagccaaaagaaacacaactagcacactctcttattacactctagcttctctaggcctatcttaactctttttgttcttacactcatcatcaagcatccacacattcaaatcaaccaactctcacattcattaagcacaaaacatcaggtgaattcttgcaaatggtcagttggtccaagtcatttggttgggtaagggaagacttttattcaagtgattcaagaggttcaaaacatatgatctttaaggtggtttactctcaaaacaagtagccttgacattgcacataatatatctaagaaagggaccaactcatgcatacaatgctcaatctccattgttctacccttttcccaaacatacaattacacaatcattcccaaatgtcaaacccaactcacatctctcaccaaaagatcctaagaactttaactccttctctttgaaatctacaagggatttttcacaacctcaaaacatttcttagctcctaacaactttgctagcccttttttcttttttttctttttttttcttttctctttttttttttcgtttttctttttccctttttttttttaggctgggggccaagacttttcaaaacttgagctagaggcttctatactggtcccaataaaacaattcacttaagcacaaagagtctattcttttcctttttcatttctcccaaatcataatcacaacactcacccccacctatagctagacaatagagtgtccaatctagcaagaatgaagatcaagcattgtcgttcccgatactctcaacattatgcacatgtaagactttccgaaaaaggcctcactcatcaaacaatgaaagcttaaaaggaggaaaaggttttgggagtggtctaccactagagtttgtcaaaaaagattggtataaaagatgtgacaactcaagtgtgtatagccatgactcagtacacaagggaccatgagcaagaagcattaagttcgttcagttcaaataaggttgtagttggcttcaaagactgagtttcagcaatcaacaagtttcaggaagagttttcaaggctcgaaacatacaagtctttttgagaggtgcaaaagctagtcaagtgcaacgtagtgttctttacaaggcattcaaaatcattgctcccaatgcaagtgaatgcaacctatatgctctagactctcctagaaatgcaaatgatgcaaactaaatgattgattttttttttattgcaaataggtatgccatgcatgactcaatgaaacaacatcaaagcaaacatgatcaaatacttggtacctcccccaaacttgagttacacagtctctgtgttgtcaagtagagagagagataccgaaaagaagactaatatgcaaaaataaaatggtatatacagggaagtgtggtgggttaccttctatggggaatgagtagagggagatgctccctcctgtcttcaggtggtaactcttcaaggtgctcatcagcaggagtgtccATCTCTttaatgtagaaggcttgcccgaacacagttggtttcctcattttcctcttgatgtcaaagtggaggatgttctctttacccaaatggagatcaatcgtgccttccttcacattaacaatagctcctgcggTAGATAAGAATggtcttcctagaatcaatgggtcttgagcctcctcacccatctcaagcaccacaaaatctgtaggtatctcataccttccaatcttcacagggaggtcctctaagatgcccacagggtacttcactgaacgatcagctaacactaGAGacagtctacacttcttgtactgagtgaatccaagcttctttgcaacagacaaaggcatcaagctgacactagctcccaaatcgcagagacttttctcaaataccataggtccaagagcacaaggtagtgtgaagcttcctggatcctctaacttCTCGGGAagatcaagcctctggatgatggcactgcactcatgggtaagaatcatcatgccttccatctccttcttctttgcagctacagtatctttcaagaacttgctgtattgaggaatcaacatgaaagcatcgatgatgggcattgcaacctgagcttcactcatttgcttctcaaacagagccttgtacttctctagcagttgcttcttgaa is part of the Brassica rapa cultivar Chiifu-401-42 chromosome A09, CAAS_Brap_v3.01, whole genome shotgun sequence genome and harbors:
- the LOC117127705 gene encoding uncharacterized protein LOC117127705, coding for MDHIEAFERICNFSRSNGVPPDYVKCTLFPFSLEGKAARWLQSLPTGSLTSWDKVRSAFLSHFYTKSKTAALRHRISNFKQKSDEPFYEAWERYKEYQRECPHHGFDDDYILEVFYDGVSYEYRNTLDSSSNGDFMTQTTPGAFALIENMASSSLNKNKEHDRSKSVNSIDDLAAKVDQLLKGNQSQVFIMEEATPEKSAGDKAFEAEQAGDDQQEVSYVNGQGWQLKNYHPNPNVRNNPQLFWPKQDKQVDPAQNNQGQYSGYQKNYQPRTYVLSQPQSNQPQIQNHQNTQVATSTLVAVPQDETKTMLQQLLQGQQLQGKALNQVTTEINTRMNHMFGDLSTKYDNVASHMRQMDIQIAQTAESVKRQQGTLPGKTDKNPKECNAVQLRSGKQLSEPERRRFTAAEKGKQKESEQPPADQADEGNTEPVVETASPRSEQSA